From the Lolium rigidum isolate FL_2022 chromosome 2, APGP_CSIRO_Lrig_0.1, whole genome shotgun sequence genome, one window contains:
- the LOC124691105 gene encoding uncharacterized protein LOC124691105: protein MQPAAMEIGQPAPAPPAMATGQQQPWEYSLRKYLLLLATIVATVTYAAGFNPPGGVWQEGFNDGGQLAGEPIIRHTHYHRYLVFFYCNAMAFAASLVVIVLILILAVRHDKEKEKKGAVWVLKDIVPLRLVMVLDLVSLIGAYAAGTCRDKLSTLYLAALVTTIFLYIVPLKLRDWWSLDSNSVFASNLRREALKVMKAEERLRKVLMLLAMFAVSITYCAGMSTPGGFWDSIGDSHWPGDAILKDHHSLRLTVFLLCNTTSFLVSLLITMLLIIDRKLHEKTPRSIVLYVCIVVALIGLIGAYAAGGCRKTDTTVYVVSLVGAVLAFILLHGFSYTSCSGTEQQADGNQQTDDNASAREALDKARSLVLLLATLAATITYSAGLNPPGGLWQDNSNGHMAGNPILVTTNARRYNVFFYCNSVAFVASLVAIILVQKELLVKHHVLEAAMIFDLFGLIGAYAAGSCRDVNHSIYAMALAGAVLVYVVIHVAFFTLDHKEKQDDNEDRLLEKRRKRLLLFAILAATITYQAGLTPPGGFLLQDDGLGHHAGDPVLLYNYPRRYHAFFYCNSVSFMSSITIIILLVNPNLYRTAIRSNALSICTAVGFFCLMGAYAAGSTQHLKTSIYIFVLVAVVIFFSAGLLLVFLVRELNRNGNPAAVRSIEQEPHKDEEERKKDEEEQREEEEERKKHVRRKYLMLLGILVASVAYQAGLQPPGRTWQSSVNGYEAGNPVMHDNMRGRYLAFFYSNSISFVASIVVIIMLLPHWLPNKKKEECEEWSLRVMNKTIILDLFALLGAYAAGSSRAWKTSMYVAALIFAVLGYFAIHMTLSFLSHRRHRRPERQSSRRLHERQNSRRLHER, encoded by the exons ATGCAGCCGGCGGCGATGGAGATCGGCCAGCCAGCACCTGCGCCGCCGGCAATGGCGACAGGGCAGCAGCAGCCGTGGGAGTACAGCCTGCGGAAGTACCTCCTCCTGCTGGCCACCATTGTGGCCACGGTGACGTATGCCGCGGGCTTCAACCCGCCCGGGGGCGTCTGGCAGGAGGGCTTCAACGACGGCGGTCAACTCGCCGGCGAACCCATCATCCGCCACACCCACTACCACCGCTACCTCGTCTTCTTCTACTGCAACGCCATGGCGTTCGCTGCGTCGCTCGTGgtcattgtcctcatcctcatcctcgccGTCCGGCACgacaaggagaaggagaagaagggcgccGTCTGGGTCTTGAAGGACATCGTGCCGCTGCGGCTTGTGATGGTGCTCGACCTGGTCAGCCTCATTGGCGCTTACGCCGCTGGCACCTGCCGAGACAAGCTGTCAACCCTCTACTTGGCGGCTTTGGTGACCACCATCTTCCTCTACATCGTGCCTCTCAAACTGCGAGACTGGTGGTCTCTTGATAGCAACTCTGTCTTCGCCTCCAACCTCCGGCGCGAGGCCCTGAAGGTGATGAAAGCCGAAGAACGGCTCCGCAAGGTACTGATGCTTCTGGCCATGTTCGCGGTGAGCATCACATACTGCGCCGGGATGAGCACGCCAGGCGGCTTCTGGGACAGCATTGGGGACAGCCACTGGCCGGGCGATGCAATTCTCAAGGACCACCACAGCCTGCGTCTGACGGTGTTCTTACTCTGCAACACCACGTCGTTCTTGGTGTCCCTGCTCATCACCATGCTGCTCATCATTGACAGAAAGCTCCACGAGAAGACGCCCCGGTCTATCGTGCTCTATGTGTGCATCGTCGTCGCCCTGATCGGCCTCATTGGCGCCTACGCCGCTGGCGGCTGCAGGAAGACCGACACCACCGTATACGTGGTCAGCCTGGTTGGCGCTGTTCTGGCATTCATCCTACTCCATGGGTTCTCCTACACTTCTTGTTCCGGTACAGAGCAACAAGCAGATGGAAATCAGCAGACTGATGATAATGCCAG TGCAAGGGAGGCTCTGGACAAGGCTCGTTCTCTTGTTCTACTGCTTGCCACTCTTGCCGCCACCATCACCTACTCAGCAGGGTTGAACCCGCCGGGTGGCCTTTGGCAGGACAACAGCAATGGGCACATGGCCGGCAACCCAATCCTTGTCACGACGAATGCTAGGCGGTACAATGTCTTCTTCTACTGCAACTCGGTTGCCTTCGTGGCCTCGTTAGTGGCCATCATCCTGGTCCAGAAGGAGCTTCTGGTCAAGCATCACGTGCTGGAGGCAGCCATGATATTCGACCTGTTTGGCCTCATCGGTGCGTATGCCGCCGGGAGCTGCCGGGACGTGAACCACTCCATCTATGCCATGGCCTTGGCAGGCGCCGTATTGGTCTACGTGGTAATCCATGTTGCCTTCTTCACGCTGGATCACAAGGAAAAACAAGATGATAACGAAGATCGGTTGCTTGAGAAGAGGCGCAAACGGTTGCTCCTCTTCGCAATCTTGGCAGCGACCATCACCTACCAAGCTGGCCTCACCCCTCCAGGCGGCTTCCTACTCCAGGACGATGGGCTCGGGCACCACGCCGGCGACCCGGTCCTCTTGTACAACTACCCACGCCGCTACCATGCCTTCTTCTACTGCAACTCGGTGAGCTTTATGTCGTcgatcaccatcatcatcctcctgGTGAACCCCAATCTATACAGGACAGCCATACGAAGCAATGCACTATCTATTTGTACGGCGGTGGGCTTCTTTTGTTTGATGGGGGCCTATGCCGCCGGAAGTACGCAGCACCTCAAGACATCCATCTACATCTTCGTGTTGGTGGCCGTGGTCATCTTCTTTTCAGCTGGGCTGCTGCTAGTATTTTTGGTGAGGGAGCTGAACAGAAATGGCAATCCAGCAGCTGTGCGATCAATAGAACAGGAGCCCCATAAGGacgaagaagaaaggaagaaggatgaagaagaacagagggaggaggaagaagaaaggaagaagcaCGTGAGGCGCAAGTACCTGATGCTGCTAGGCATCTTGGTGGCGAGTGTAGCCTACCAGGCCGGCTTGCAACCGCCTGGTCGGACATGGCAGAGCAGCGTCAACGGGTACGAGGCAGGCAATCCGGTGATGCATGACAATATGAGGGGCCGGTACCTTGCCTTCTTCTACAGCAACTCCATTTCGTTTGTGGCTTCCATCGTTGTCATCATCATGCTGCTACCACACTGGCTGCCGaacaagaagaaagaagaatGTGAAGAGTGGTCACTGAGGGTGATGAACAAGACGATCATACTGGATTTGTTCGCCCTCTTAGGGGCCTATGCAGCCGGCTCTAGCAGGGCGTGGAAGACATCTATGTATGTCGCCGCCCTCATCTTTGCCGTGCTGGGCTACTTTGCAATCCATATGACACTATCATTCCTTTCccatcgtcgccatcgtcgcccTGAGAGGCAGAGCAGCCGTCGTCTTCATGAGAGGCAGAACAGTCGTCGTCTCCATGAGAGGTAG